Part of the Polaribacter sp. Hel1_33_78 genome is shown below.
AAGAAGACGATGCGGGAAGAACAATTATTTTAGAGGATGTCAAAGGAGAAATTATTTTTGATGATGTATCTTTTTCTTATGAAGCAGGAAAAGAAGTACTGAACAATATCAATTTTAAAGTCCCTTCAGGATCTGTAACGGCTTTAGTTGGTAGTTCAGGTTCTGGTAAATCTACGATCGCTGGTTTGTCAGCTACGTTTTTAAACCCGAAATCAGGTAAAATTACAATTGATAATCAAGACATGTCCAAAGTAAAATTATCTAGTTATCGTAAACATTTAGGCGTTGTTTTACAAGACGAATTTTTATTTGAGGGCACTATCCAAGAAAATATTTTATTTCCTAGACCTAATGCAACTGAAAAAGAACTACAAAATGCAGTAAAAGCAGCTTATGTGAATGAATTCACAGATCGTTTTGAGAATGGATTAGATACCTTAATCGGAGAAAGAGGTGTTAAACTCTCTGGTGGTCAACGTCAAAGATTAGCCATTGCAAGAGCAATTTTAGCAGATCCGAAAATTATAATTTTGGATGAAGCAACCTCTAGTTTAGATACCGAAAGTGAATCTTTAATTCAGAAAAGTTTATCGGAATTAGTAAAAGATAGAAGTACTATTGTAATTGCGCACAGATTAAGTACTATTAAACAAGCAGATCAGATTTTAGTTATTGAAGCCGGAAGTATTGCAGAGAGAGGTACGCATGATGATTTGATAAAGGCGAAAGGAAGATATTTCGATTTATATACGTACCAGGCTAAAATTTAAATATTTAGATGTACTATTTTTATAAATATTTAGAAAAAAACAATTTTAGAACTATTTGGAATCAATACACTTAAGCATATGAAAAAAGCACTTTTATTATTAATTGCAACTATTATTTTTTCTTGTAAAACTGAATCTAAAAGAGACAATAAAGTTGATGTTACTCTTGAAGTTAAAAGTGAGGTTTTTCCAATGGAATTAGGAAAAGTCTTCCAGAAACACGGAGGTATTAATATTTGGAGGAAAGCACAAATATTATCTTTTAATAAGGGAAAGGAAATTCATACTGCAGATTTACGTTCAAGAAAAACAGTAATTAATACACCAAAATATTCTTTAGGTTTTGATGGAATGGAAGTTTGGTTAAGTGAAGACAAAAAAGGTATATTCAAAGGAAATCCAGCCTTCTACTACAATTTATATTTTTATTTTTATGCAATGCCTTTTGTGTTGGCAGATGATGGAATTATTTATGAAAAAGTGGATGATTTAGTTTTTAAAGGGGTAAAGTATCCTGGATATAAAATTTCATACAAAGAGAATATAGGAACTTCTCCTGATGATAATTATATAGTGTATTACAACTCTGAAACCTATCAAATGGAATGGCTAGCATATACAGTTACTTTTAGCTCTAAAAAGCCAAATGATTTATTCCATATGATTAGATATAATAAATGGGAAGTTGTAAGCGGATTGGTTTTTCCAAAAGAAATTACATGGTATAAAATGGATGAAAGCGGCTTGCCGACTGAACCTGAAAAGCCAGCAACAAAATTCACGCTGCCACTTCTAAGTCAAGGTAAAATAGGAGCCTCTTTTTTTGAGAAACCAATAAAATAGTTCGG
Proteins encoded:
- a CDS encoding DUF6503 family protein → MKKALLLLIATIIFSCKTESKRDNKVDVTLEVKSEVFPMELGKVFQKHGGINIWRKAQILSFNKGKEIHTADLRSRKTVINTPKYSLGFDGMEVWLSEDKKGIFKGNPAFYYNLYFYFYAMPFVLADDGIIYEKVDDLVFKGVKYPGYKISYKENIGTSPDDNYIVYYNSETYQMEWLAYTVTFSSKKPNDLFHMIRYNKWEVVSGLVFPKEITWYKMDESGLPTEPEKPATKFTLPLLSQGKIGASFFEKPIK